A region of the Apium graveolens cultivar Ventura chromosome 6, ASM990537v1, whole genome shotgun sequence genome:
ATCCATTCCCCTCAGGTATAAATCTTTAACAAATATTGTCATTCTATGCACCTAGACATTTTTAGCTTCGTGTGTTGAATATTGTTTATGTATCGGCTTCTAATTACAGGTTGAGGTTCAGTCTGCTGATGCTGTTCCAGCCACCCCTGCACCCACAGCTATATCCATTCCCCCTCAGGTACAAATCTTTAACAAATATTGTCATTCTATGCACCTAAAATATTTTAGCTTCGTGTGTTGAATATATTTATGTATCGGCTTCCAATTGCAGGTTAATTATACTACTCCAGTACCGTTCCACAGATCTATGACATTTCAACCTATTCCACTAAAGGTATTATTTGTTCCCTACTATGTCAACTAGATGGTATTAAAATGgattaattccctacaactagttataaatggattaaaagtgaaaataatgacATTTTTAGGCTAATTTCCTGTGAAATATCATCAATTTCATACAACTAGTTTTAAAATGGACTAATAATGAAAATAATGACTTATttaggttcatttcccgtgaattatcatataattccctacaactagttataaatggattaaaagtgaaaataatgacATTTTTAGGTTAATTTCCCATGAAATATCATCAATTTCATACAACTAGTTTTAAAATGGACTAATAATGAAAATAATAACTTATttaggttcatttcccgtgaattatcatataattccctacaactagttataaatggattaaaagtgaaaataatgacATTTTTAGGTTAATTTCTCGTGAAATATCATCAATTTCATACAACTAGTTTTAAAATggactaataattaaaataatgaCTTATTTAGGTCCATTTTCCGTGAACTATCATATAATTCCCTACAACTAGTTATAAATGGATTAAACTAAGTGTTAAATGTGtacataatttattatttaattgcAGATGCCTATTACTCCAGAATCTTTAGAGATCTCTTCCTCCCTTGTCACTCCATTTGTACATTTGGGCATGGGGGAGTCTTCTGTTCCTAGTGAGCTACAGGAATGTTTGATGTAATAACTCTTAACTCTTTTTTAAAGTAAATGGCCTTAGATTAACTAGTTCCAAATGTGCTAATtgtgtttttatttattttgtagaTGGACTCAGTTGAAGATTTTGCGGAGGATGCGGCGAAATGAGGTGGTCCTGAGCGGCGTGGTGATATGACAGGGCCACTAAAAAATTGGAAAGTGAGGTGGTTGTATCGGCATTTCTGGAGTTTAGAGGTTGATTACATTTGGCGTGATCACAGTGAGCGGGGCGTTACTTATCCTCTTACACATAGCCAGGTAAAAACTTTGTGACCAGAGTATTGGGTGGATGATGATGTTCTCAATGCCTATGGTGAGCTCTTGAGACTTAGAGAGGATAAACTCTGGGAAAAATGGAGAAAAATTCCCATAACTGAAAGTTTCAAGCCCAGGCAGTATTTCATTGCTCCTAGCATTTCATGGCGATGGCACTTGAGCATTGTCCTAACTTGAAGGTACTCTATAAACAAATACCAATGCTCCTACCTACTTTTCTATAAACATATATCAATTCTGCTGTATAAATGTTAACCTATTTTTGACTTGTAATTGTAGGCTTCTCCGAGTACCCTAAAAGATGATGCCAAGAAGTCAATGGAGAAGTTCTTTAGAGATTATGCTGACAAGGGGGGTAGCTTGCCTCTTCAGTTTTGTGACTTTGCATTTTTCCCCACGTGTGATAACTCTCATTGGTTCTTGTTTGTTATTAATCTCAACAAAATGAGAGTGCTAAACATTGATCCTATTAGGGACGACAAAGACACATCAGGGAACATCGCTCACCCCTTCCAGTATTACATTATGATAATtatatcattctttaattccctaccactagttttaaatagattaataatgaaataatgacttgttaggttcatttcccgtTATTTTTATCTAAATATGTGTAAAATTTTGCAGGAAAACTTGATCCCATATATTCTCAATTATTTACATCCATCTCGATTTCCATTGAAATATATGGGGGTTCATGGTCTTGATGCTCGACCCAAGCAAGATGGTGGCATTGATTGTGGTGTATATGTCTCTAAGTACATGGACGCTATGCTCAACGGGATTATTAATAATGCCAACAAGTACTAACATTAACAACACTGAACATattgaattaaaatttattaatatttcaaAGTACATGATAAGAAATTATAAtcattttttttcctttttttcctaATAATCTCGAGGGACAATTTCTTCTATCATGGCCTTCTTCCCTCGCCCCACAAAAACTGTACTTTCGAAATTGTTTATTTGAACTTGACGTCTCGATACCACTTTTGAATCTACCCGCTTTTGGACGTCCTTTTGTTTGTGACCTTGGGGGATCTAATAACggatcatcttcttcatcatcttcttcatcttcactttcatagtcctcatttattttttttttctctctctctctctcttctcccGGAAAAGACTTAATCACATACTCCTTTTCTCTCTCGATCACGCTCATCAAGTAATTGTACCGCGGAACGGAGCAACTACTAACAACGGACAAACCTTGAAAAGCTttacacaatccactatatcttGCCGTTTGAGATTCTACAACATTACCAAGCATCAGAGGGGTACACGGTAGAGGTCTCGCAAATTTATTTCCGTTTATTGTCCACCTCATTGTGACAAGATCTGGCGGTATCATCGCCTTTTGTTTCTTGTTAAGGTAACGGATCATGTGTCTACAAATCATCCCGGAATGTTCAAATTTTTTACATGTACAAGAATAACTCCCGTCGATGGAAACCTTCAAGAAAAAATTCCTTCTATAAATCTCCGGCAAGTTGGACTTTTCTACCAAATACATCTTTGAAAGATAATCTCCATAACCTTTCATGCTTTTCACAACAAAAGATTGACTTTTTTGAAGCTCTTTTTGAAATCGCTTAAACATCTCTTTTGTGTATATCTTTGAGGCATGTATCTCCATTGACGAGTTAGACAATAGTCTCATTTCCTTGTACTCGGTGTCAAAATCGGCTTGAACCTCCCGTAAATATTGTGACTCCAAAGCTTTTTGTAaattctcaatgaattctttcaAACCGGTCAACGCTTTCACATACTCA
Encoded here:
- the LOC141665011 gene encoding protein FAR1-RELATED SEQUENCE 5-like produces the protein MPNTNHTYCTWHISSKFPEKLSTLYTQYSEFKTDFNACIYKSLSPTKFEGRWEDLKEKYDLENHNWLNDMYAIRRQWVFAYTKQHFVVGMTTTSRSESMNSFFDEYVKALTGLKEFIENLQKALESQYLREVQADFDTEYKEMRLLSNSSMEIHASKIYTKEMFKRFQKELQKSQSFVVKSMKGYGDYLSKMYLVEKSNLPEIYRRNFFLKVSIDGSYSCTCKKFEHSGMICRHMIRYLNKKQKAMIPPDLVTMRWTINGNKFARPLPCTPLMLGNVVESQTARYSGLCKAFQGLSVVSSCSVPRYNYLMSVIEREKDVVNVSTCWHY